The Cellulomonas sp. P24 genome contains a region encoding:
- a CDS encoding DUF5703 family protein — MGDTMTRRADGEWGAHGRQYEYRVLTFSASTSRGDACRVLTDEAEYGRWELARTRLYAGGVSKVWLRRKIIRVRSTLDLVGI, encoded by the coding sequence ATGGGCGACACGATGACCCGCCGGGCAGACGGCGAGTGGGGTGCGCACGGACGCCAGTACGAGTACCGCGTCCTCACGTTCTCCGCGTCGACCTCACGCGGCGACGCGTGCCGGGTGCTGACCGACGAGGCCGAGTACGGGCGCTGGGAGCTCGCACGGACACGGCTCTACGCGGGCGGAGTGAGCAAGGTCTGGCTCCGCCGGAAGATCATCCGGGTGCGGAGCACGCTCGACCTCGTCGGGATCTGA
- a CDS encoding aldo/keto reductase: protein MELRQLGRSGLRVSRLGLGTMTWSRDTDAHEAGEQLKDFLDAGGTLLDTAASYANGASEELIGQLLETVARRDDVVLCTKAGVRRTATGGVVDASRGALLSSLDASLARLRTDSVDLWLVQTPDPRTSIEETVSAMRLAVTSGRARYVGLSNHPGWQTARAATLLGTEVGLTAVEVEYSLLQRGVEREVLPAAAALGIGVLAWSPLGRGVLTGKYRRTIPADSRAASAHLAGFVEPYLGGASAPVVDAVCTAAEGLGRHPLEVALAWLTDGTPVASAIIGARTPAQLRASLDALDLSLPPEIRLALDEISAPALGYPERR from the coding sequence GACCTGGAGCCGCGACACCGACGCGCACGAGGCCGGCGAGCAGCTCAAGGACTTCCTCGACGCGGGTGGCACCCTGCTCGACACCGCGGCGTCCTACGCGAACGGTGCGTCCGAGGAGCTGATCGGCCAGCTCCTGGAGACGGTGGCGCGGCGCGACGACGTCGTGCTGTGCACCAAGGCCGGCGTGCGACGCACCGCGACGGGCGGGGTCGTCGACGCCTCCCGGGGCGCGCTCCTGTCGTCTCTCGACGCGTCGCTCGCCCGCCTGCGGACCGACTCGGTCGACCTCTGGCTCGTCCAGACCCCCGATCCACGCACGTCGATCGAGGAGACCGTCTCGGCGATGCGGCTCGCCGTGACGAGCGGGCGCGCGCGGTACGTCGGGCTCTCGAACCACCCCGGGTGGCAGACCGCCCGTGCGGCGACGCTGCTCGGCACCGAGGTCGGGCTCACCGCGGTCGAGGTCGAGTACTCGCTCCTCCAGCGTGGGGTCGAGCGCGAGGTGCTCCCGGCCGCCGCCGCCCTCGGGATCGGGGTGCTCGCCTGGTCGCCTCTCGGCCGCGGCGTCCTGACCGGCAAGTACCGGCGGACGATCCCCGCCGACTCGCGCGCGGCATCGGCGCACCTCGCCGGCTTCGTGGAGCCGTACCTGGGAGGGGCGTCGGCGCCGGTGGTCGACGCGGTGTGCACGGCGGCCGAAGGACTCGGCCGGCACCCGCTCGAGGTCGCGCTCGCGTGGCTGACCGACGGGACGCCGGTCGCGTCGGCGATCATCGGCGCGAGGACACCTGCCCAGCTACGCGCGTCGCTCGACGCCCTCGACCTGAGTCTTCCGCCGGAGATCCGGCTCGCCCTGGACGAGATCAGCGCCCCGGCCCTCGGCTATCCCGAGCGGCGCTGA
- a CDS encoding primosomal protein: MTVDPRAALDRFLAALEAHYHAIESRRGDDDPAVDDAYDVLADAFEVYDDALGTVHGEAMPFYLAEDDGDDDDLDDGDDDDDQEDDQDDDLEVELEVGDDAEDDVRRALNGSSVVDG, encoded by the coding sequence ATGACCGTCGACCCGCGCGCCGCCCTGGACCGCTTCCTTGCCGCCCTCGAGGCGCACTACCACGCGATCGAGAGCCGCCGGGGAGACGACGACCCGGCGGTGGACGACGCCTACGACGTCCTCGCGGACGCGTTCGAGGTGTACGACGACGCGCTCGGGACGGTGCACGGCGAGGCGATGCCGTTCTACCTCGCAGAGGACGACGGCGATGACGACGACCTGGACGACGGCGATGACGACGACGACCAGGAGGACGATCAGGACGACGACCTGGAGGTCGAGCTCGAGGTCGGCGACGACGCCGAGGACGACGTGCGTCGAGCACTGAACGGCTCCTCGGTCGTCGACGGCTGA